Below is a window of Strix uralensis isolate ZFMK-TIS-50842 chromosome 8, bStrUra1, whole genome shotgun sequence DNA.
CGCCCTGCCATGCCGGCGGTGCCCTCTGCCAAGGAGACCGGCCGGTGAGGGCTGTGctcgggggggcccggcccctcCGCACCTCCATGGCCACGACAGCCCTTTCTTTGAAGTCATGGGAGCCCActgagcccccagccccctgcggggacagggaaggggctgACTGGGGGAGGTTTGCATGGAGAGATGAACACAAGCTGATTTCCTTAGGTTTATTCCCCGCTGCCTGCTTGGAAGCAGAGCCCCAGGTTCAGAGCAGGTGTGGGGGTACAGGGGACCCTCAGCCCTCGTTCGTGGTAAAATGGCTGGGGTGTTCCTTCAGCGGAGTTTTGGTCTTTTCCCAGCACATTTGAATGTCTTGCTTggaaatgggtttttttggaggggaatCAATAAGGGCTTGAATGAGGGAGTGAGGCCGCATCCTGCAGGCATCAACAGGGAGGTGTAGCAGGGTGTGAACCTCCCAAACCAACACTTCCCCCTCCGGATCACCCCAGCTGGCTTCCCCCCGGGATCTGCTTCTAACCCACCccacagatggggaaactgaggcacagcccGAGGCTACATGTCCACAGCAGCCGAAACCCCCCAAACCTAGCTGAGCCCTCGAGCCCCCCCGGAGGTGCACGGCGGCGGGACGAACCCTACCTTTGGGTAGCACTGGCACATGCTCCAGATGATGCCCACAACTACGAGCAGGACGCCCAGAGCGCAGAAGGTGATGTAGATCTGGGGTTTTTCCACGCTCATGATGAACATCCCCGTCATCACCAGGAAGAAACCCAGCATGATGAACCCGTAACGAAAGGTCTTCTCCTCGGCCATGGGCACCGGGTGGgagaggcaggggaggggagatgCCAGGAAGCCCGTTTATCTCCAGCTGCTGCCCGCTGAGCACACCTCCAGGGTAAGGCAAGGAGTGGTTTCTTTCTCTGGAGGCTGCCAGGGGCTGAGGATCAGCTGCACGTTGAGCCTGGTCCTGCCCAGGGCTGAGCCAGCCAGTTTTTAACGGGTTTGTAATGAATGCAAACACTGACCCGCTGTTCACACTCCAGTGAAGCCGCCCTGCACGTGTCCGGGTAACCTTCCCTGCAGGCACACGCGGCCGGACCCCACGCctgggaagggatggggagggagagggcgGCACAGCACCAGAGACGGGGACCTGGAGGGAGGCTGGTCCCAATGGGacttccccagccctgggggctgGAGCTGGATTTGGCCGTAAATCGGAGCTGGCAGAGCCCCAAAATAAGGGGGACGCCAGGGCGCAGCACGCTTTCAAGGGCTgcggggctgcagcagggaaggagagggaacTCCCGGGTCTTTTTGGAGGCTGGTGGGGTGGGAATAGCCCCCGCCTTgctccagctgggtgctggggacccACTGGTGGTGCTGCCTCGGTGGGGCAGCAACCAGGCTGCAAAGGCGGGCTAAAGCCGGGGAAGGATGAAGTAGGGTTGGTCCACCCAGGGGGAGTGAGGACAAAGCGTCCGTGTGCCCTGTGTTTGCTTAAGATGGAGCTGGGGTGTTAAAATCTTCCCAGCACACGTTCAACAGCCGGCGGGTAGTGGTGGGTTAATCAGCCTTTGTTTTGTTCCCTTGCTTTCCTGCCCGTGTGGGAACACCTATACCTGGCTTATGAAAAATAATCTATTATAAACAACATGTTATatggctgcagccctgcaggtCCGCAGAGGGCCCAGGGCAGCCCGTTATTTCGGTGGGATGGAGCAACCGGCAGCAGCCCCCAATGCACTTGGAATTTCCTCTGGGCAAGGCTGCAAACCCATCCatggcgggcggggagggggttgTGCCTCTCAGGATGGCTTTTTATAGGACACTGCCTGAAATGCCAAGTGCACTTGGATGCCCTGAACGCACACAGGAGCCACTGAACATCTCTAAAGCAAATGAAGTGAGGCATGGGAAGTCAGTATGTGGGGAAAGCAAGGTGGAAGGGATGGTGATATGGCTGGAAGGGGCATTGAAAAGGCAGAGGAGCAAACAGGGTGGCACAgagctgtttttttaatctggccAGATTCCTCGTTCTTTGCTGCAATTTTTATTATCCAGCTCTTGCTTTGAGTGGGCAACCCCTGGTCTGATATGAACTCCCCAGGGTGGGTCAGAGTAGGGAATGCAAAGCACCTGCAACCTGCagtggttttattaaaaatacaaaggcTTTCAAACATGCCAGTTACCCCCGACGCTCTGAACATATCGCACATGGGACCCACAATCCCGACAGCCCTGGACTGATGGTTCAAAAGCCAGACAGCCCCTTTCCCCTCCTCGCCCACCCTCCTCTCACCCCACAAGGAAAGGGCTCGGTTTAAAGCTGAGGCAGCCACGCGCAGAGTCCCAGCCCCGTGCCGCCGCCAGCTCAGACGCCCCGGACGCTGATGTTTTCGTAGCTGGGGGGAGGCGTTGCCTGCGCCTCCCCGGGGTGCTGGGTCTCCAGCCAGGACGGGCTGGGGCGGAACAAGGCGCTGTCGGAGGAGCTGCGCCGGCGGCCGCCCTGCCAGCTCTCGTCCTCCTCCAGGTAGCGGTACAGGGGTGGCGTGAGCTCCTCCTTTCTCCCCGGGGGCTGGACGTAGGCTGGGATGCCGTGGGCAGGTCGGCAGGTCAGGGCTTCTTCGTAGGTGGGGATGGCGCTGGCATCCCAGGTGCTGCAAGGGAAGAAGAAACTCAGCAGCACACCCCATCAACCGGAGCATCCCAGCACCCAGGAACTGGAGCACCCCAGCACTGGTcagctggagcatccctgggcCCCATCAACCAGAACCATCCCAGCACCCGACAACTGGAGCATCCCAGCACCCATCAACTGAAGCATCCCAGCACCCATCAACTGGAGCATCCCAACGCCCATCAACTGGAGCATCCCAGTTCCCTCTCAACCagagcaccccagcacccatcaaCGCCATCAGCTGGAGCATCCCTAAGCACGATGGAGGCGTGTGTGCTGGGGATGGCACATGGGCAGGTTTTGCTTGCTCAGGGGCAAGGGAAGACCACGTCAGCTGCCTCCTGGCACCAGGAGGGTAGGGATCTGTGCAGGAGGAAGGGCATCATCCACCAGACCCTGTGACAAGGCAACGTCACCCAGTTCCCACTGAGTTTATTAACccgagaagaggaagagcagccTGGCCAGGCAGCCTCGGAGAGCTGCCACCTCCTGCATTAAGGGCTACAACATGTGAATGACTGCAAAGCAGCCGAGGTGCTGACTCTGGAGACATCTGCCCCCCATTCTGCACCGCacagcttcccacaggcaggAAAACATCCTCATCATCTGCCTAACCCCAAAGTCACCTCCCGAAGCACAGAGGCTGCCAGCAGCCGAGTGAGAGGTTTGGCACAAGCATCCGGGCAAGAGCCAAGCGTCCCGGTTCAGTGCGGTCGCACCCCACCCTCGTGCCCGCTGGAACCCTCCACACGCCGGCCAAGCCTGGTGCCACTTCCAGCACTGCTTTGCTGAGCAAACACGGCTTGTGTACAGGGAAAACCTCCGCCCAACCTTTGCCCTGTACCTGGCCTCACTCAGCACCCTACAAAATAGTGCAGTCCCAAAGACAGGGAGGCTTTGAAAGCAACCCGCTGTCTGCTTGCTTTTGCAGATGAAACCCCAGCACAGTGTGCTCGGGGAGGCTGCGGGCATCGAGGGGCACAGCTGGCCCAAAGGGAAAGCTGTGATGCTTCGCAGGGATGCCTCCTCCATCCCAAACTTGGCAGCCCCCTGTCCCAGAACTACCTCCTGGGCATCTGCACCGTGGCTTTTGCCAAACAGCTTCAGTTTGCAAATGGCTGCTCCCTTGGAAATGCGGGGAGGGGGGATTTCTCCCAGCACAGGACGCTTTGCTGAGCAAATGCCAGtgcagctggggctggaggagctgccgCAGCGCCAGCAGTGCCCGGGTGCTGCCTTCCCATCCGGCATGGGAGCTCAGGGAAGGGGATGTTCCCAGTGGGGGCACAGCAAAGCCCTCCACGGGAGGAGGAAACTCCCCCCAGACTACCCAGACTGGCTCAGGATCTCAACCCCAGATATTCAGATGGGTACCGAAACCTCCAGAGAACCAGGAACGTGCCTCCCGCTCCAACTgaatttttatggttttatgtTCTTAAGAGTTTCTTTTagtgctgcttttccccagagcctGATTTATGCTGGAGCCAAGATCTCTGCTGTGACCCCATAAAACAGCACTGGGAAGGGCCGGCTGGCTGAGCTTCCACAGTggtctctggaaaaaaaaaaaaaccttttgatCAAAAAACTTTTAAATCAAGAAGTGGGAATAAATCTCAGGCTCATGCAGGAAGAGTCTGGGAGCTGACAAGCTGCAGTGGTGtttggggtggggtgaggggtcTTTCCACACCCCAAAACAGGCTTCATAGAAGGACCCTGTGCCTACACTCCCATCTCAAAGCCAATCCaaggattattttcctttttttcttttacctcctTTTAACATAGGTTTTGCTTCCATTTACTTCCATGGACACGCTCATCCTTACAGAGCATTCCAGACCTGTGGCAGCAGGGAAGGTTTCAACAGCTGGAGGTCTGGATGACCCCTTCATGCCCAAATCCAGGCCTTCTGCCAGAAAAACAATGTAGTTTTCTGCTTGGTGGCTCTGCCAAGGAGATGTCTGCCTTGGCCTGTGATGGCCCCACAGGGCAAGGAGAGCTGTCCGTGGCTGAGCCGGCTGCGGGAGCAGCCAGCGCGGGCATGGAGGGTGCCTGCGGGGAGGGCAGGTTCCGGGGTGAAGGTTGACATTAATGAGAAAAAGCATCTGCtcagggagcaggaggagagccAGAACAGGGTCCGAGCAGCACGCAGTGGCATTACTGCTCATCTGAGCTCACCAGCGAGCAAGCCAGAGAGCAGGCTTAGGTACACGGTCGCGCTGGGACAATCAAACCCACCCTTGACTTCTTCCCACCCAAGCGTCAGGCGGGGACGTGGCACCCACCTGCAGTTCCACTTCTCCGGAGGCTCCGCGGTGAAGTACTGCAGGTCCCTGGGGAAATGGTACTGGTAGCGGCGGGAGACCACCCTGGCGTTGGCTTTGACGGACCAGAGGAGCccgaagaggaggaggatgccgcCGATGCCACAGCAGAAGAAGCTGACAGAGCGGAGCAgggcgctggaggaggagctgggaaCCGCCTCGGCTTCCCGGGGAGGCAGGAGGCGAGTCCCGCTGCCGGCCGGCGAGCCCACCTCCCCGTCGCTCCACCAGGCAAAGCACAGCGTCCCCGTCACCAGCAGCACGGCCCCGGTGATGGTCATGCCATAGCGGAAAGAGGCAGCTGCCATCCTTCAGAACGAGGTTTTAGGAGGGGAGAAGAGTGAGACAAGGCATGAGAGAGCCCACGTCCTGCGAGACAAGAAAGGGACCAGGTTTGAGCAGGACAAGGACATGGAAGATCTGCCAGAGGAGAAAACTACTGAGCTAGGACCTCCCTGAGGGTTGCACACTCTTTAGCTACTTATTTTTGACCATCAGAAGGGGCATTTCCACCATCTCAGATGGGAAGCTCTTGAGCAGAACAAGTCAGCTGCCCATTTGGACCCATCAACTTCCCAACAGCCTCATAAAAACATCCTCATTTTCAAGAAACAACAGAGCACTCCCATGGAAGCAGGATGGAAACCCCAGCCAGGGGAGCTACGGAGGCGGCTCCGGGGACTTGCATAGCTCTTGTCTTTGGATTTTATTCCAGACTTCCTCCCAAGCTCGGAGGAATGCCAGCTGGATTCCTGATCAAAGCAAGGCTTATGGAAGAGGTTAGGGAGAGGGACATAAATTTAAGATGTCATCGCTTCCGAATTATCAGTGCACATGTTTTCTCCTCTGAAACTGGAGGTAAATCAGTCCTGTGGTGACAGTATATGTCTGGCATCACTGCTCAAAAGCCCACAGTCCAGGGGATTCAGGGCTGCGCTGCCTCTTGCTTTCTCAGGGAAAAGAGCCAAGTACCTTCTCTGAAAGTCACAGAGCTGCTATTTCAGGGGGAAAACAAACCCCTCAGATGCTGGCAACCCAGGGGACCTCACCTAGGGATGGCTCCTGAGACACTGAGTGAGCAGGGACCCCAGTGAGATCTCCCATCACTGATGGAGCCCGCAATAGCTGCGCTCCCCTCTGTGACCAAGCTCAGGGCAAGGATGAGAGCAGGAATCCTTCCGATTCTGTTAGAAGTCAGCAATGTTCTGGATGCAAGCTAAACCCTCGGAGAGAGTATGACCTAACTGAAGTAGGTGTTTCTGCTGTGCTGGTCAGGGGGGTGAGGCAAGAGACCACCAAGATAGACGAGGCTCTTGCTGACCCAGATAAGATGTCCCATTTCGAGACACTGCAGAAGCACAGAGGGGCTTCAGTTTACTTTGAAGGTGGGGTAAATACCCTGACACTGGAAGAGTCTGCTCAATCTTCATCCACATGAGCTTTGGCACAAAAAAACCTTGCTCCTCTGGGTCAGCTCCAGAACACACCTTCTCAGCTCCCCAGCATGATCAGTCCCGCAGGTGTTATCACCACCTTCAC
It encodes the following:
- the TMEM61 gene encoding transmembrane protein 61, yielding MAAASFRYGMTITGAVLLVTGTLCFAWWSDGEVGSPAGSGTRLLPPREAEAVPSSSSSALLRSVSFFCCGIGGILLLFGLLWSVKANARVVSRRYQYHFPRDLQYFTAEPPEKWNCSTWDASAIPTYEEALTCRPAHGIPAYVQPPGRKEELTPPLYRYLEEDESWQGGRRRSSSDSALFRPSPSWLETQHPGEAQATPPPSYENISVRGV